A stretch of Lathyrus oleraceus cultivar Zhongwan6 chromosome 6, CAAS_Psat_ZW6_1.0, whole genome shotgun sequence DNA encodes these proteins:
- the LOC127097731 gene encoding protein virilizer homolog isoform X3 produces the protein MGRPEQCVLFAHTFVHSHLDEYVDEVIFSEPVVVNACEVLEQSASSVAQAVPLVGATSPPSFAIEVFVHCEGETRFRRLCQPFLYSQSSSNVLEVEAVVTSHLVVRGSYRSLSLLIYGNTAEDLGQFNIEFDDNALTDLVDSTEGKLEDLPLALHSTNFAIEDLRSSLSVLSIPVPVADISLEVKLFLQLMLKILELSEIGNNGHIGDDGHKVVSTVVSAISSYISGDICESISGRYQIGKRAEKFEELHNVVNKARKELTDVYRGFKQKNEIEFSECSPEGHYFELETEILDSKTLVDMFNQINHFRRHSSSIGDHFLSRNEHALLGLSMAYLLCSGRESCFQFVNSGGMQQIEMFFSKDGQNSTTITLLLLGVVERATRYSVGCEGFLGWWPREDESIPSGFSEGYSHLLELILSKPRHDVASLATYLLHRLRFYEVASRYESAVLSVLGNTSTFGRVTDVTLNMLSSAEVLLRKLLKLMNSRGPIEDPSPVACASRSLITGQTDGLLSYKTTSNLISSSSCCFSDWDIDTHLLGLLKERGFLSLSTALLSSSILRVERGHVMEIFMDVTSSIEAVILSFLFCRSGLIFLLQDPELSSTLIRAFRGGHHGNKEDSIPLRYASVLISKGFFCSPLEIGTIIGMHLKMVNVIDRLLSSNPQSEEFLWVVWELSALSRSDCGRQALFSFGNFPEAVSILIEALSSTKESESDGKNSGSLPVNLTIFHSVAEIIEAIVTDSTSSSLGSWIGHATELHRALHFSSPGSNRKDAPSRLLEWIDAGVVYNKHGGIGLLRYAALLASGGDAQLTSTSVLVSDLTDVENVVGESSGGSDINVMENLGKFTSEKSFDGVTLRDSSLSQLTTALRILSFISENPTVAASLYDEGAVTVIYAILVNCRFMLERSSNNYDYLVDEGTECNATSDLLLERNRELSIVDLLVPSLMLLITLLQKLQEAKEQHRNTKLMNALLRVHREISPKLAACAAELSSPYPDYAIGYGAVCHLIASSLAFWPVYGWSPGLYHTLLASVQGTSLLTLGPKETCSLLYLLIDLFPEEDIWLWIGGMPLLTTRRMLAVGTLLGPQKEKHVNWYLESGSLGKLISQLSPHLDKIAEIVQHHAISALVVIQDLLRVFVTRIAFQNVTYASMLLQPILSSISSHVSESSPSDTDAYKVLRLLDFLVSLLEHPLGKGLLLRLGTLETLTKVLDRSLVIVDGKPTPDGRSSVKYNFNFFSWCLPVFKFIMLLFNSETSQYYSRRHDSSNFFEKMKDEDYALILPYLLKSCQVLPVGKELLACLIAFKELASCSKGQMTFEAVLSGIHYNAREHDQKDDMDVNYNIPSMAEWKKCPPLLSCWMKLLRSIDTMEGLSPYAIEAVYALSVGSLQFCMNGDSLFSDRVLALKYLFGLSDDVTRSLDFPEENINCILDLSTMLSSKATVDDCLVTSHLQIPLYQVSETVKSLYLVLQRPVDSMELGDVVLPQNDVLDFPKALHMLENSVEKIDNYLDVGGLGDKFLWECPETLPDRLTQTNLAAKKKLSAMDGPVRRGRGESFQADVSAFSRGLAPSTVSSGPTRRDSFRQRKPNTSRPPSMHVDDYVARERNVDGITNVIAVPRTGSTGGRPPSIHVDEFMARQRERQNPSATVVGEAVGHLKNASPVKASDVEKSNKSKQLKTDLDDDLQGIDIVFDGEESDSDDKLSFLQLDDNLQQPAPVIVEQSSPHSIVEETESDAVDSSQFSRMGTPLGSNIDENVQSEFSSKMSGSRPDMSLTRESSVSSDRKYGEQADDTKNALQAKISGGYDSATTNSSFPVPLYNNPPTSMQLPVDSRIASQNFFLKNSPQHGGIATGSQGQYDPRFFPNQPPLPPMPPPPTISPVMSNGIDSLHSQSSSFANSPAGARRSVTFQGPSDYLSPFNNGSTASPFASSVPMPDSKYSRNSISSPSGPSRLAPPLPPTPPPYASSPYNLPSIKTPVSQPAPYNQASIGNTEHSQASIAPSGARLSSYPLNSSMMSLGYNRPASMPMTVFGNASNQQQNESQSSFLQSISVPQASFQSMHSVPQLQPLQPPQLPRPPQPPQLPRPPVQALQQLEQGMAVPSNVQVHELQMLQRSQVSSMQTYYQTQQQQFSHEQQQQQVQHTQQTGDAQSQELSNAGMSLHEYFKSPEAIQSLLSDRDKLCQLLEQQPKLMQMLQERLGQM, from the exons ATGGGTCGACCAGAACAATGTGTCCTCTTCGCTCATACCTTCGTTCATTCACATCTCGATGAGTACGTCGACGAG GTAATTTTTTCAGAACCAGTTGTAGTCAACGCGTGTGAGGTTTTGGAACAGAGTGCATCATCAGTTGCCCAAGCAGTACCACTTGTTGG GGCAACTTCACCTCCATCATTTGCCATAGAGGTGTTTGTTCATTGTGAGGGAGAGACAAGGTTTAGAAGACTTTGTCAGCCTTTTCTCTATTCACAGTCTTCATCAAATGTATTGGAAGTGGAG GCTGTTGTCACTAGTCATCTAGTTGTGAGGGGCAGTTATCGCAGTTTGAGCTTGCTTATATATGGAAACACGGCTGAGGACTTGGGTCAGTTCAACATTGAGTTTGATGACAATGCGTTGACTGATCTTGTTGATTCTACTGAGGGGAAGCTTGAAGACCTGCCACTTGCATTGCATTCTACTAACTTTGCTATTGAAGATTTACGTTCTTCTTTGAGTGTCTTGTCTATTCCAGTTCCTGTAGCAGATATTTCTCTTGAAGTCAAACTTTTTTTACAGTTGATGTTAAAGATTTTAGAATTATCAGAGATTGGTAATAATGGACATATTGGAGATGATGGACATAAAGTTGTAAGTACTGTAGTATCGGCAATCTCTTCCTACATTTCTGGTGATATATGTGAATCAATCAGTGGGAGATATCAGATAGGGAAGAGAGCTGAGAAGTTTGAAGAGTTGCACAATGTTGTTAACAAGGCAAGAAAAGAGCTCACTGATGTCTATAGGGGTTTTAAGCAAAAGAATGAGATTGAATTCTCTGAATGTTCACCGGAGGGACATTATTTTGAATTGGAGACTGAAATATTGGATTCCAAAACACTGGTGGATATGTTTAATCAGATTAATCATTTCAGAAGGCACTCTTCATCTATAGGAGATCACTTTCTTTCTCGG AATGAACACGCTCTTCTAGGATTGAGCATGGCTTATTTACTATGTTCCGGTAGAGAGAGCTGTTTTCAATTTGTTAATAGTGGGGGAATGCAGCAGATTGAAATGTTTTTTTCCAAGGACGGCCAGAATTCTACTACTATTACGCTTCTGCTTCTTGGTGTTGTAGAGCGGGCTACTAGATATTCTGTTGGATGTGAAGGCTTTTTAGGTTGGTGGCCCCGGGAAGATGAAAGCATCCCCTCTGGTTTTAGTGAAGGTTATAGCCATTTGTTGGAGTTGATACTGTCAAAACCTCGACATGATGTTGCCTCCCTTGCAACCTATTTGCTTCATCGCTTAAGATTTTATGAAGTTGCTTCAAGATATGAG TCTGCAGTTCTGTCTGTGCTGGGAAACACCAGTACTTTTGGCAGGGTAACAGACGTTACTTTGAATATGCTTAGTTCTGCTGAAGTTCTGCTCAGAAAGCTCCTG AAATTGATGAATTCACGTGGTCCAATTGAAGATCCTTCTCCCGTGGCTTGTGCAAGTAGATCCCTGATTACTGGTCAAACAGATGGATTGTTGTCATATAAAACAACTTCCAACTTGATCAGTTCTTCGAGTTGTTGCTTTTCAGATTGGGATATCGATACACATTTACTTGGATTGTTAAAG GAGAGGGGATTTCTTTCATTATCAACTGCGCTGTTGTCATCATCTATACTGCGGGTGGAAAGGGGTCATGTCATGGAGATATTCATGGATGTCACATCATCTATTGAGGCTGTGATTCTATCATTTCTTTTTTGTCGTTCAG GCTTGATATTCCTATTACAGGATCCCGAACTTTCTAGTACTTTAATCCGTGCCTTTAGGGGTGGTCATCACGGCAACAAGGAAGATAGTATTCCGCTTCGCTATGCTTCCGTTTTGATATCAAAGGGTTTCTTTTGTAGTCCACTGGAGATAGGAACAATAATTGGGATGCATCTAAAAATG GTTAATGTGATTGATCGTTTGCTTTCATCAAATCCACAATCGGAAGAGTTCTTATGGGTTGTGTGGGAACTGTCTGCTCTCTCAAG GTCTGATTGTGGGCGTCAAGCACTGTTTTCTTTTGGAAACTTTCCAGAG GCTGTTTCCATCTTGATTGAAGCATTAAGTTCTACCAAGGAATCTGAATCCGATGGGAAAAACAGCG GATCTTTACCTGTAAATCTTACAATATTTCATTCAGTTGCTGAGATTATTGAAGCTATTGTTACTGATTCCACATCATCATCTTTGGGCTCTTGGATTGGACATGCTACAGAACTTCATAGGGCTCTGCATTTCTCTTCTCCTGGTTCTAACAGAAAAGATGCTCCCTCACGTCTGTTGGAATGGATAGATGCTGGTGTAGTATATAACAAACATGGGGGTATTGGTCTCCTACGTTATGCTGCTCTATTGGCTTCTGGAGGAGATGCCCAGTTAACTTCAACTAGTGTCCTAGTTTCAGATTTGACTGATGTTGAAAATGTTGTTGGAGAGTCTTCTGGTGGCTCTGATATTAATGTCATGGAGAATCTTGGGAAGTTCACATCTGAGAAGTCTTTTGATGGCGTTACTCTTCGTGATTCTTCTCTGTCACAGTTAACAACAGCATTGAGGATTTTGTCTTTTATTTCTGAGAACCCT ACTGTTGCCGCGTCTCTCTATGATGAAGGTGCTGTTACAGTTATTTATGCCATTTTGGTCAACTGCCGATTTATGCTTGAGAGGTCCTCAAACAATTATG ATTACCTTGTAGACGAGGGTACCGAGTGCAATGCTACATCAGACTTACTATTGGAACGCAATCGTGAGCTGAGCATAGTTGATCTCTTGGTTCCTTCACTTATGCTACTGATTACACTTCTGCAGAAATTACAG GAAGCAAAGGAACAACACCGAAATACAAAATTAATGAATGCTCTTTTAAGAGTACACAGGGAAATAAG CCCCAAGCTAGCTGCATGTGCTGCAGAGTTATCATCTCCGTATCCTGATTACGCGATAGGTTATGGAGCTGTCTGTCATTTGATTGCATCTTCCCTTGCCTTTTGGCCAGTATATGGCTGGAGTCCAGGTCTTTATCACACTCTTCTTGCCAGCGTTCAGGGTACTTCATTGTTGACTCTAGGTCCAAAAGAAACATGCAGTTTGCTCTATCTTTTG ATTGATTTGTTTCCCGAGGAAGATATATGGCTCTGGATTGGTGGAATGCCTTTGTTAACTACACGAAGGATGTTGGCTGTTGGAACCCTATTAGGGCCTCAGAAGGAGAAGCATGTCAACTGGTATTTGGAATCTGGATCCCTTGGGAAGCTGATTAGCCAATTGTCACCACACCTTGACAAAATTGCTGAGATTGTACAGCACCATGCTATTTCT GCATTAGTAGTCATTCAAGATCTGCTGCGTGTTTTTGTAACTCGCATTGCTTTCCAAAATGTTACTTATGCATCTATGCTTTTACAACCAATATTGTCATCGATCAGTAGTCATGTTTCAGAATCATCCCCATCAGATACTGATGCATACAAG GTTTTGAGGCTTCTTGATTTTCTTGTCAGCCTATTAGAGCACCCACTTGGAAAG GGCCTATTGCTGAGACTGGGCACTCTTGAGACACTAACAAAAGTACTGGATAGATCTCTTGTCATTGTTGATGGAAAGCCAACTCCTGATGGTAGAAGTTCTGTAAAGTACAACTTTAATTTTTTTAGTTGGTGTCTCCCGGTGTTCAAGTTTATCATGCTTCTTTTTAATTCTGAAACTTCCCAATATTACTCCCGAAGACATGACTC CAGTAACTTTTTTGAAAAGATGAAAGATGAAGATTATGCCCTCATTTTACCTTATCTTTTGAAGAGTTGCCAG GTCCTACCTGTTGGAAAAGAGTTACTTGCTTGTCTTATAGCTTTCAAAGAATTAGCTTCATGTAGTAAAGGTCAAATGACATTTGAAGCAGTTCTTTCCGGCATCCATTATAATGCTCGTGAGCATGATCAGAAAGATGATATGGATGTAAACTATAATATTCCTAGTATGGCAGAATGGAAAAAATGCCCTCCTTTACTTAGCTGTTGGATGAAGTTGTTGAGATCAATTGACACAATGGAGGGTTTGTCGCCTTATGCAATTGAAGCTGTCTATGCTTTATCTGTGGGGTCTCTACAGTTTTGCATGAATGGGGACAG TTTGTTTTCCGACAGAGTTCTCGCATTGAAGTACCTCTTTGGACTTTCTGACGATGTGACAAGATCACTCGATTTTCCTGAAGAAAATATAAACTGCATACTAGATTTGAGTACTATGTTAAGTTCAAAGGCTACTGTGGATGATTGTTTGGTCACCTCTCACTTGCAAATCCCGTTATACCAG GTTTCTGAGACAGTGAAATCATTGTACTTAGTATTGCAAAGGCCTGTTGATTCCATGGAGTTGGGTGATGTTGTTTTACCTCAAAATGACGTTTTAGATTTTCCAAAGGCACTTCACATGCTTGAAAACAGTGTTGAAAAGATCGACAATTATCTCGACGTTGGAGGACTTGGTGACAAATTTCTTTGGGAGTGTCCAGAAACGTTACCTGATAGATTAACACAAACAAATCTGGCTGCCAAAAAGAAATTGTCAGCAATGGATGGACCAGTGAGGCGAGGCAGAGGAGAAAGTTTTCAAGCTGATGTTTCTGCTTTTTCGCGTGGCTTAGCACCGTCTACTGTTTCCTCGGGTCCTACGCGTAGAGATTCCTTCCGGCAGCGCAAGCCGAATACCAGCAGACCACCATCTATGCACGTGGATGACTATGTGGCTAGGGAGAGAAATGTTGATGGGATTACCAATGTAATAGCAGTGCCACGAACAGGATCTACTGGTGGGAGACCCCCATCAATCCATGTGGATGAATTTATGGCCAGACAAAGGGAACGTCAGAACCCTTCAGCAACAGTAGTGGGAGAAGCCGTGGGACATCTAAAAAATGCTTCTCCTGTGAAAGCTTCAGATGTAGAGAAGTCAAACAAATCTAAGCAATTAAAAACAGATCTTGATGATGATCTTCAAGGAATTGATATAGTTTTTGATGGAGAGGAGTCTGACTCTGATGACAAATTGTCTTTCCTTCAACTGGATGATAATTTACAGCAGCCTGCCCCAGTTATTGTTGAGCAAAGCTCTCCCCACTCAATTGTTGAAGAGACAGAAAGTGATGCTGTTGATAGTAGCCAATTTTCTCGCATGGGTACCCCATTAGGATCTAACATCGATGAAAATGTCCAGAGTGAATTTTCTTCAAAGATGTCTGGTTCACGACCTGATATGTCATTGACTCGTGAATCAAGTGTCTCTTCAGACAGGAAATATGGCGAGCAGGCTGACGACACAAAGAATGCTCTTCAAGCAAAGATATCTGGTGGATATGATTCTGCAACAACAAATAGTTCGTTCCCAGTGCCTCTTTACAACAATCCACCAACATCTATGCAATTACCAGTTGATTCAAGGATTGCTTCTCAGAATTTCTTTTTAAAGAACAGTCCCCAACATGGTGGAATTGCTACAGGTTCTCAAGGACAGTATGACCCGAGATTTTTTCCGAACCAACCTCCTTTACCGCCCATGCCACCACCACCAACAATCTCACCTGTAATGTCAAATGGTATCGATTCATTGCATAGTCAATCATCCTCATTCGCTAATTCTCCAGCAGGTGCACGCCGTTCAGTTACATTTCAA GGACCATCAGATTATTTATCTCCATTCAACAACGGTTCAACTGCATCACCATTTGCATCTTCTGTTCCCATGCCAGATTCCAAATATTCTAGGAATTCTATATCTTCCCCTAGTGGACCTAGTAGACTTGCTCCTCCCCTGCCTCCTACACCACCTCCTTATGCATCTAGTCCATATAATTTACCATCTATCAAAACTCCTGTCTCACAACCTGCTCCATATAATCAAGCAAGTATTGGGAATACTGAACATTCTCAGGCCTCTATTGCTCCTTCAGGAGCCAGATTGTCATCCTACCCTTTAAATTCTTCGATGATGTCCTTGGGGTACAATAGGCCAGCTTCTATGCCAATGACTGTCTTCGGTAACGCCTCAAATCAGCAACAGAATGAGAGCCAGTCAAGCTTCTTGCAGAGTATCTCTGTCCCCCAAGCTTCCTTTCAGTCAATGCATTCAGTTCCACAGTTGCAGCCACTGCAGCCCCCCCAGCTTCCACGCCCTCCACAACCACCTCAGCTTCCTAGGCCTCCTGTTCAAGCTTTACAGCAGTTGGAACAAGGGATGGCCGTACCGAGCAATGTTCAAGTGCATGAGTTACAGATGCTGCAACGGTCTCAAGTTTCTTCAATGCAGACATATTATCAAACCCAGCAGCAACAATTTTCACATGAGCAGCAACAGCAGCAAGTTCAACATACTCAACAAACGGGGGATGCTCAATCACAGGAGCTTTCAAATGCTGGAATGTCATTACACGAGTATTTTAAGTCTCCAGAGGCCATTCAG TCTTTGTTGAGTGACCGCGACAAACTTTGCCAGCTGTTGGAGCAGCAACCAAAATTAATGCAGATGCTACAG GAAAGGTTAGGCCAGATGTAG